One region of Streptomyces leeuwenhoekii genomic DNA includes:
- a CDS encoding PRC-barrel domain-containing protein, with protein MIQSADVREWRTHDVVDAGGRKIGTLEAVYVDTSTDEPAMATVQVGLPTRRHLVFVPLNGAVVGPGYVQVDYDRSLVKKCPAIGTDDVLPVESEAAVFAHYGLPYQPGANGERQLARR; from the coding sequence ATGATCCAGAGTGCGGATGTCCGTGAGTGGCGCACCCACGACGTCGTCGACGCGGGTGGCCGCAAGATCGGCACGCTGGAGGCTGTCTACGTGGACACCAGCACGGACGAGCCCGCCATGGCCACCGTTCAGGTCGGGCTGCCCACCCGCCGCCACCTGGTCTTCGTCCCGCTGAACGGCGCGGTCGTGGGGCCGGGTTACGTCCAGGTCGACTACGACCGGTCACTGGTGAAGAAGTGCCCGGCGATCGGCACCGACGATGTGCTGCCGGTCGAGAGCGAGGCGGCGGTGTTCGCACACTACGGCCTGCCCTACCAGCCCGGCGCGAACGGTGAGCGGCAACTCGCCCGCCGCTGA
- a CDS encoding fibronectin type III-like domain-contianing protein codes for MYATLPAAAGAEPRRLVAFRKVTLPAGGSRRLTFTIAAQDLTIWQAGAWTLVPGSYTLATARSSRSLTAQRTLTIS; via the coding sequence GTGTACGCCACCCTGCCGGCGGCGGCAGGGGCCGAACCCCGCCGCCTCGTCGCCTTCCGGAAGGTCACCCTCCCCGCCGGGGGGTCCAGGCGGCTCACCTTCACCATCGCCGCGCAGGACCTCACCATATGGCAGGCGGGTGCCTGGACGCTCGTGCCCGGCTCCTACACCCTCGCGACCGCACGCTCGTCCCGCAGCCTGACGGCACAGCGGACCCTGACCATCAGCTGA
- a CDS encoding cation:proton antiporter: MTIGDAVFAWLGVGALLAAVLPRVVAGRPLSLPLVFLVGGTAVYLLPLPLPEIDPVDDRLMAEHITEICVIIALMGAGLALNRPVGRRRWATTWRLLGVTMPLTVVFTALTAWWLLDWPPAAALLLAAVLAPTDPVLASEVRVGEPTEDEHDEDEVRFALTSEAGLNDGLSFPLTYAAVALAAAAGGGWSADWLGGWAVEDVAIKCAIGLLSGWLVGRLLGWLFFRPRSAALRLSEHREGFVALGATFLAYGVTEMLQGYGFLAVFVTACSIRAAERAHGFHNVLHDFVEQVERLFTAVLLFLLGAFIALGGLAALTWQGAVTGLMLLCVIRPLSGWAGLLGTRMRRSERWVTAAYGIRGIGSLYYVAYALGQHTFPVPARELWAVVTFTVLASVVLHGVTAGPVVSRLDRLRGTAPAHPEN; encoded by the coding sequence GTGACGATCGGCGACGCCGTGTTCGCATGGCTGGGAGTGGGAGCGTTGCTCGCGGCGGTGCTGCCGCGGGTGGTGGCGGGCCGGCCGTTGTCGCTGCCGCTGGTCTTCCTGGTGGGCGGGACGGCGGTGTACCTGCTTCCGTTGCCGCTGCCCGAGATCGATCCGGTGGACGACCGGCTGATGGCGGAGCACATCACGGAGATCTGCGTGATCATCGCGCTGATGGGCGCCGGGCTGGCACTCAACCGGCCGGTGGGACGGCGCCGATGGGCCACGACGTGGCGGCTGCTGGGTGTCACGATGCCGCTGACCGTCGTGTTCACCGCCCTCACGGCCTGGTGGCTGCTGGACTGGCCGCCCGCCGCCGCGCTGCTGCTGGCCGCCGTCCTCGCGCCGACCGACCCGGTGCTCGCCTCGGAGGTGCGGGTGGGGGAGCCGACCGAGGACGAGCACGACGAGGACGAGGTGCGGTTCGCCCTCACCAGCGAAGCCGGCCTGAACGACGGCTTGTCCTTCCCGCTGACCTACGCGGCGGTCGCGCTGGCGGCCGCGGCGGGCGGCGGCTGGTCGGCGGACTGGCTCGGCGGATGGGCGGTGGAGGACGTCGCGATCAAGTGCGCGATCGGTCTGCTGAGCGGATGGCTGGTCGGCCGTTTGCTGGGCTGGCTGTTCTTCCGACCCCGCTCCGCGGCGCTGCGGCTGTCCGAACACCGGGAGGGCTTCGTCGCGCTGGGTGCCACCTTCCTGGCGTACGGGGTGACGGAGATGCTTCAGGGGTACGGCTTCCTCGCGGTGTTCGTCACCGCCTGTTCGATCCGGGCGGCGGAGCGCGCTCACGGCTTCCACAACGTCCTGCACGACTTCGTCGAGCAGGTCGAGCGTCTGTTCACCGCGGTCCTGCTCTTCCTGCTCGGCGCCTTCATCGCACTGGGCGGCCTCGCCGCGCTGACCTGGCAGGGAGCCGTCACCGGGCTGATGCTGCTGTGCGTGATCCGGCCGCTGTCCGGGTGGGCCGGCCTGCTCGGCACGCGCATGCGGCGCAGCGAGCGCTGGGTGACCGCGGCCTACGGCATCCGTGGCATCGGCTCGCTCTACTACGTCGCCTACGCCCTGGGGCAGCACACCTTCCCCGTACCGGCGCGAGAGCTGTGGGCGGTGGTGACGTTCACCGTGCTCGCCTCCGTCGTGCTGCACGGTGTCACCGCCGGACCGGTCGTGTCCCGTCTCGACCGGCTGCGCGGAACCGCGCCCGCGCACCCGGAGAACTGA
- a CDS encoding DUF3140 domain-containing protein, which produces MRDDERKETWEEFRELVNMSPAELEKWLASEESQSAGQHKDGGESTGHASGRRILDILRTKKGDLSDDDYEHMRKVVGYIRRHLAQRPSGDVRDTRWRYSLMNWGHDPLE; this is translated from the coding sequence ATGCGGGACGACGAGCGGAAAGAGACCTGGGAGGAGTTCCGCGAGCTGGTGAACATGTCGCCGGCCGAACTGGAGAAGTGGCTGGCTTCCGAGGAGTCGCAGAGCGCCGGACAGCACAAGGACGGCGGTGAATCCACCGGACACGCCTCCGGCCGGCGCATCCTCGACATCCTGCGGACCAAGAAGGGCGACCTCTCAGACGACGACTACGAGCACATGCGGAAGGTCGTCGGCTACATCCGCCGGCACCTCGCCCAGCGGCCCTCGGGCGACGTCCGGGACACCCGGTGGCGGTATTCGCTGATGAACTGGGGCCACGACCCGCTGGAGTGA
- a CDS encoding SDR family NAD(P)-dependent oxidoreductase: MTDTRPLALITGASSGIGRELARQFALHGYDLVVNAEDEALESAARDLRESGAEVRAVRADLRTGEGRFRLLDALDGLTVDVAALNAGVGRGGAFVDTDLADDQEVIDLNVTATVRLAKPLLRAMVARGAGRLAFTSSVASAMPGSFQPVYNASKAFVQSFAQALAEEVESTGVTVTSFMPGPTDTNFFDRAGMADDTRIGTMKKDDPAQVAEQAFQAIVKGEKKAVTGSLKAKAQGLAGKVLPEGVKAAAHRRLAEPGTGGERNSGRQE, translated from the coding sequence ATGACTGACACACGGCCACTCGCCCTGATCACCGGCGCGTCCAGCGGAATCGGCCGCGAGCTGGCCCGGCAGTTCGCGCTCCACGGTTACGACCTCGTGGTGAACGCCGAGGACGAGGCGCTGGAGTCCGCCGCCCGGGATCTGCGGGAGTCGGGCGCGGAGGTCCGCGCGGTGCGCGCGGACCTGAGGACCGGCGAGGGACGGTTCCGGCTCCTGGACGCGCTCGACGGACTGACGGTCGATGTCGCCGCCCTCAACGCCGGAGTGGGCCGGGGCGGTGCCTTCGTGGACACCGACCTCGCTGACGACCAGGAGGTCATCGACCTCAACGTCACCGCGACCGTACGGCTGGCCAAGCCGCTGCTGCGGGCCATGGTGGCGCGCGGGGCGGGCAGGCTCGCCTTCACCTCGTCCGTCGCCTCGGCGATGCCCGGTTCCTTCCAGCCCGTCTACAACGCGTCCAAGGCGTTCGTGCAGTCCTTCGCCCAGGCACTGGCGGAGGAGGTCGAGAGCACCGGCGTGACGGTCACTTCGTTCATGCCGGGCCCGACGGACACGAACTTCTTCGACCGGGCGGGCATGGCGGACGACACACGGATCGGCACCATGAAGAAGGACGATCCCGCGCAGGTGGCCGAGCAGGCGTTCCAGGCGATCGTGAAGGGCGAGAAGAAGGCTGTGACCGGGTCGCTGAAGGCCAAGGCACAGGGCCTGGCCGGGAAGGTGCTGCCCGAGGGAGTCAAGGCGGCGGCCCACCGGCGGCTGGCGGAACCGGGGACCGGGGGCGAGAGGAATTCCGGACGTCAGGAGTGA
- a CDS encoding sensor histidine kinase: MSAQVVMTAQPLVHQSKQLRADVAVGERTDVPLTRLMVELQAERTMTATRWASGSVSEKALREQRAATDRAADEYRRAADAALAATGREDDHYVAELKHSLAELAAFRERADARSGDADRTIGYYSDLVDRIIRVYQNEFSHAEDAELIQESGLVVTVFTVSEMVARETTILAMAGPSRRLSPSGFAEFVNSVGSQRYQYDEWVAPYLTAEDKAAYDQVFASDGWKTKVRIEDAVISDHQNTASGIELPKEADAWQAAYDEFAPRLAALDAKQGRALLVHADAKATQLENEVIWLSVGNGAAVFAVAAVIVLTTRSVLRRLRGLHQRTVAIAEDTLPDVVARLQRGQPVDDDALPSVSGDRDEVGRISDAFARVVSVSVDGHARLAAERQGFGMFAAGIASRTGNLVSRQLTLTDELQDAFGHDEELLAGLMRSDQLTVGMRRQIENLLILAGGEIPDPHTEPMRVADLLREAAAEVEDFRRIERHALDEISVVPRVISEISHLLAELLDNATRFSPPQSKVVVRAELVTDGLLVDIEDRGPRVTAATYEEMNGRLRSAPPYSVLAENAHRLGLFVVGHLAEQLGATVTLRRSVYGGTSAVVILPKELLVPTEPVRAGKEAPRAAATPAPAPGPLDKRKPELILHAKTGAAGRRTPERSPERPVKSRPPVLTATWEGDAKPALPERVPQAHIAEQLRAPHAPETAVAQDTATPEEVADAWADYERGTQTVEEELRQDQP, encoded by the coding sequence ATGAGCGCCCAAGTGGTCATGACCGCACAGCCGCTGGTACACCAGTCAAAGCAACTACGCGCTGATGTGGCGGTCGGTGAGCGGACCGATGTACCCCTGACCAGGCTGATGGTCGAACTGCAGGCTGAGCGGACGATGACCGCCACACGGTGGGCGAGCGGCTCCGTGTCCGAGAAAGCGCTGCGCGAGCAGCGCGCGGCCACGGACCGGGCCGCGGACGAGTACCGCCGGGCGGCGGACGCAGCTCTGGCGGCGACCGGGCGCGAGGACGATCATTACGTCGCGGAGCTGAAGCACAGCCTCGCGGAACTGGCCGCGTTCCGCGAGCGCGCGGACGCCCGCAGCGGGGACGCGGATCGGACGATCGGCTACTACTCCGACCTCGTCGACCGCATCATCCGGGTGTATCAGAACGAGTTCAGCCATGCGGAAGACGCCGAGCTCATCCAGGAGAGCGGCCTGGTCGTCACGGTGTTCACGGTGTCCGAGATGGTGGCACGCGAGACCACCATCCTCGCCATGGCCGGACCGTCCAGGCGTCTGAGCCCTTCCGGGTTCGCCGAATTCGTCAACTCCGTCGGATCCCAGCGGTACCAGTACGACGAGTGGGTCGCGCCGTATCTGACGGCCGAGGACAAAGCGGCCTACGACCAGGTCTTCGCCTCGGACGGCTGGAAGACGAAGGTCCGCATCGAGGACGCGGTCATCTCCGACCACCAGAACACCGCGTCCGGCATCGAGCTGCCCAAGGAAGCTGACGCCTGGCAGGCCGCGTATGACGAGTTCGCGCCGCGCCTTGCCGCGCTCGACGCGAAACAGGGGCGAGCACTGCTCGTGCACGCCGACGCCAAGGCCACGCAGTTGGAGAACGAGGTCATCTGGCTGTCCGTCGGAAACGGCGCAGCCGTCTTTGCCGTCGCGGCCGTCATCGTGCTCACCACGCGCTCCGTGCTCCGCCGCCTGCGCGGTCTGCACCAACGTACGGTGGCCATTGCCGAGGACACGCTGCCGGATGTCGTTGCCCGGCTCCAGCGCGGGCAGCCCGTCGACGACGATGCGCTGCCCTCGGTGAGCGGAGACCGGGACGAGGTCGGACGTATCAGTGACGCGTTCGCCCGGGTCGTCTCCGTGTCCGTCGACGGGCATGCGCGGCTCGCGGCCGAGCGTCAGGGCTTCGGTATGTTCGCCGCGGGCATCGCCTCGCGCACCGGAAACCTGGTCAGCCGCCAGTTGACCCTCACCGACGAACTGCAGGACGCCTTCGGACACGACGAGGAGCTTCTCGCCGGGTTGATGCGGTCCGACCAGTTGACGGTGGGTATGCGGCGGCAGATCGAGAACCTGCTCATCCTGGCAGGTGGGGAGATCCCCGATCCGCACACCGAGCCCATGCGCGTCGCCGACCTGCTGCGCGAAGCCGCCGCGGAAGTCGAGGACTTCCGGCGGATCGAGCGCCATGCCCTGGACGAGATCAGCGTGGTACCGCGGGTGATCAGCGAGATCAGCCACCTCCTGGCAGAACTCCTCGACAACGCCACCCGGTTCTCCCCGCCGCAGTCGAAGGTAGTCGTCCGTGCCGAACTGGTGACAGACGGGCTGTTGGTCGACATCGAGGACCGCGGGCCTCGGGTGACCGCCGCAACCTACGAGGAGATGAACGGGCGTCTGCGCTCGGCCCCGCCGTACTCCGTCCTGGCGGAGAACGCGCACCGGCTCGGACTCTTCGTGGTCGGCCACCTCGCCGAACAGCTCGGGGCCACAGTGACGCTGCGCCGCTCGGTATACGGGGGAACGTCGGCCGTGGTGATCCTTCCCAAGGAACTCCTTGTGCCGACCGAACCGGTCCGGGCGGGGAAGGAAGCGCCGCGCGCAGCGGCGACGCCCGCCCCGGCACCGGGCCCGCTCGACAAACGCAAGCCCGAGCTGATCCTGCACGCGAAGACCGGGGCGGCCGGCCGTAGGACGCCGGAGCGCTCGCCCGAGCGGCCGGTGAAGAGTAGGCCGCCGGTCCTAACCGCGACATGGGAGGGTGACGCGAAGCCGGCCCTCCCCGAGCGGGTCCCGCAGGCTCACATCGCCGAGCAGCTCCGCGCGCCACACGCACCGGAGACCGCCGTCGCTCAGGACACGGCGACACCCGAAGAAGTGGCTGACGCCTGGGCGGACTACGAACGCGGGACTCAGACAGTGGAAGAAGAACTCCGACAGGATCAGCCATGA
- a CDS encoding roadblock/LC7 domain-containing protein, translating to MTTTTNDMIYSVLDNNLSRIAGIQGAVLLSNDGIKLSSYQLERDQAERIAAASSGIASTMKAISREVNGGRVIRQLVEMDDSYLCIVGCGEGSTLIVVTSRKARLGELGGEAVRTAQALGEWLSTPERGQAQRS from the coding sequence ATGACGACGACAACGAACGACATGATCTACAGCGTCCTGGACAACAACCTGAGCAGGATCGCCGGCATCCAGGGAGCCGTACTCCTGTCCAACGACGGGATCAAGCTCAGCTCGTACCAGCTGGAACGGGACCAGGCGGAGCGCATAGCCGCCGCGTCCTCCGGCATCGCTTCCACGATGAAGGCGATATCCAGGGAGGTCAACGGCGGCCGGGTGATCCGCCAGCTGGTCGAGATGGACGACAGCTATCTCTGCATCGTCGGGTGCGGGGAGGGCAGCACGCTCATCGTGGTGACCTCCCGCAAGGCGCGGCTGGGGGAGCTGGGCGGTGAAGCCGTGCGTACCGCTCAGGCGCTCGGTGAGTGGCTGAGCACGCCTGAACGCGGCCAGGCTCAGCGGTCGTAA
- a CDS encoding DUF742 domain-containing protein — MADEPGPRGGGRRRTRLYALTDGRTAAAHTALTMDTTITAVAVADGHGGLPSEWQAILAMCSPPGGLAVAEIAARMHIRLTPMTLLLGELADRGLIEHRPPLEGNETTNVHLLMRIRDNLARI; from the coding sequence ATGGCGGACGAGCCCGGGCCGCGAGGGGGAGGCCGCCGCCGGACGCGGCTGTACGCGCTGACCGATGGACGTACGGCGGCTGCGCACACCGCCCTCACCATGGACACCACGATCACGGCGGTGGCCGTCGCGGACGGCCACGGCGGCCTGCCCAGCGAGTGGCAGGCCATCCTCGCGATGTGCTCGCCTCCGGGCGGCCTGGCGGTCGCCGAGATCGCGGCGCGCATGCACATCCGCCTCACTCCCATGACGCTCCTTCTCGGCGAACTCGCCGATCGGGGGCTGATCGAGCACCGGCCACCCCTGGAAGGGAATGAAACCACCAATGTCCACCTGCTCATGAGAATCAGGGACAACCTTGCCCGGATATGA
- a CDS encoding GTP-binding protein — MPGYDTPAQEADPVKILIAGGFGVGKTTLVETVSEIEPLRTEERLTSAGVGVDDLDGIESKAVTTVAMDFGRITLTDAQVVLYLFGTPGQERFWFMWDDLLNGALGAIVLVDTRRLDRSFPAVDFFENRGLPFVVAANCFHGEQPYTVEEIRAALHLRDPNTPIHLIDARSRDDARGALLSLLDMLIAKAGVAATG; from the coding sequence TTGCCCGGATATGACACCCCTGCCCAGGAAGCGGACCCCGTCAAGATCCTCATCGCTGGGGGATTCGGCGTCGGCAAGACGACCCTGGTCGAGACGGTCTCCGAGATCGAGCCGTTGCGCACCGAGGAGCGGCTGACGAGCGCGGGCGTCGGCGTCGATGACCTCGACGGCATCGAGTCCAAGGCGGTTACCACCGTCGCGATGGACTTCGGCCGCATCACCCTCACCGACGCACAGGTCGTGCTCTACCTGTTCGGCACACCTGGCCAGGAGCGCTTCTGGTTCATGTGGGACGACCTGCTGAACGGGGCACTCGGGGCGATCGTCCTTGTCGACACACGTCGCCTCGACCGCAGTTTCCCGGCCGTCGACTTCTTCGAGAACCGAGGGCTTCCGTTCGTGGTCGCCGCGAACTGTTTCCACGGCGAACAGCCCTACACCGTCGAGGAGATCAGGGCGGCGCTGCATCTGCGTGATCCGAACACACCCATCCACTTGATCGATGCCCGCTCCCGTGACGACGCGCGCGGTGCGCTGCTCTCGCTTCTGGACATGCTCATCGCCAAAGCCGGGGTCGCGGCGACCGGCTGA
- a CDS encoding cellulase family glycosylhydrolase produces MATGAAGALILGGLAIATLPASAAATGCSVAYKVQSEWPGGFNADLIITNLGSPVRGWTVTFDFPNSDQKVTNGWNATWTQSGSRVSANSLDWNGALDTGRSASIGFTGAWKGANPEPASVALNGVTCTGSVTSPTPSPTATPTSGPSGPAPELKVSGNKIFTASGKQYRLLGVDRSSGEYACVQGKGLWDGGPVDQASVDAMKTWNIHAVRLPLNEECWLGINGSPNGTTYQQGVRDYVNLLVANGITPILDLHWTRGAYTNGPDWHCKDTTATCQKPMPDAQYATQFWTSVANTFKGNDAVVFDLFNEPYPEIAGDWDKTVGWRCWRDGGTCTGLPYETAGMQDLVDAVRATGATNVLMLGGLEWANDMREWLTHMPTDPLNNIAASWHAYSFNACATASCWDSQVAPLAQQVPVVIGEFGQDNCGFDYMQRLVDWADAHSMGYLAWTWNPWGCSTGGVLIKDWAGTPEPGVGEGLKAHLISQDPYTTP; encoded by the coding sequence ATGGCCACCGGCGCCGCCGGTGCACTGATCCTGGGTGGCCTTGCAATCGCCACCCTGCCCGCATCGGCAGCCGCCACCGGCTGCTCGGTCGCGTACAAGGTGCAGAGCGAATGGCCGGGAGGGTTCAACGCGGACCTGATCATCACAAATCTCGGCTCCCCCGTGCGAGGGTGGACCGTGACCTTCGACTTCCCGAACTCCGACCAGAAGGTCACCAACGGCTGGAATGCCACGTGGACACAGTCCGGAAGCCGCGTGTCCGCCAACAGCCTCGACTGGAACGGGGCGCTGGATACGGGCAGGTCGGCTTCCATCGGGTTCACCGGCGCGTGGAAGGGCGCCAATCCGGAACCCGCATCGGTTGCGCTCAACGGCGTGACCTGTACCGGCTCGGTGACATCCCCTACCCCCAGCCCCACCGCCACTCCGACCAGTGGTCCCAGTGGTCCGGCCCCGGAGCTGAAGGTTTCCGGTAACAAGATCTTCACGGCGAGCGGCAAGCAGTACCGGCTGCTGGGTGTGGACCGCTCCAGCGGTGAATACGCTTGTGTGCAGGGCAAGGGGCTTTGGGACGGCGGCCCGGTCGACCAGGCTTCCGTCGACGCGATGAAGACCTGGAACATCCACGCGGTACGCCTGCCGTTGAACGAGGAATGCTGGCTCGGCATCAACGGCTCGCCCAATGGGACCACTTACCAGCAGGGCGTCAGAGACTACGTCAACCTGCTGGTGGCCAATGGCATCACCCCGATCCTCGACCTGCACTGGACGCGGGGCGCCTATACCAACGGTCCGGACTGGCACTGCAAGGACACCACCGCGACGTGCCAGAAACCGATGCCGGACGCGCAGTACGCCACCCAGTTCTGGACCAGTGTCGCCAACACCTTCAAAGGCAATGACGCCGTCGTCTTCGATCTGTTCAACGAGCCGTACCCGGAGATCGCCGGCGACTGGGACAAGACCGTCGGCTGGCGGTGCTGGCGAGACGGCGGCACCTGCACGGGCCTTCCCTATGAGACGGCCGGCATGCAGGACCTGGTCGACGCGGTCCGGGCCACCGGCGCGACCAACGTCCTCATGCTGGGTGGCCTGGAGTGGGCCAACGACATGCGCGAGTGGCTGACGCACATGCCGACCGACCCGCTGAACAACATCGCCGCGTCATGGCATGCGTACAGCTTCAACGCCTGTGCGACCGCATCCTGCTGGGACAGTCAGGTCGCGCCGCTCGCACAACAGGTACCGGTCGTCATCGGTGAGTTCGGCCAGGACAACTGCGGCTTCGACTACATGCAGCGGTTGGTGGACTGGGCTGACGCGCACAGCATGGGTTATCTCGCATGGACCTGGAACCCGTGGGGCTGCAGCACTGGTGGCGTGCTCATCAAGGACTGGGCGGGCACCCCGGAGCCTGGCGTCGGCGAGGGTCTGAAGGCCCACCTGATCAGCCAAGACCCCTACACGACCCCGTAA
- a CDS encoding class I SAM-dependent RNA methyltransferase has product MQAEEKKSLVGEEYEVEIGPVAHGGHCIARTDAGQVLFVRHTLPGERVVARVTEGEEGARFLRADAVRILEASKDRVEAPCPFAGPGRCGGCDWQHAKPGAQRRLKAEVIAEQLRRLAGLTPEEAGWDGTVVPAEGDKVPAGQVPAWRTRVQYAVDGEGHAGLRKHRSHEVERIDHCMIAAPGVSELGIEQRDWTGMESVEAIAATGSQDRQVVLTPRPGARLPLVELDRPVSVLRVDEKSGGVHRVHGRPFVRERADGRTHRVGGGGFWQVHPKAADTLVTAVMQGLLPRKGDTALDLYCGVGLFAGALADRVGEQGAVLGIESGKRAVEDARHNLADFPRVRVEQGKVESVLPRTGITEADLIVLDPPRAGAGRQTVAHLSSLGARRIAYVACDPAALARDLGYFRDGGYRVRTLRAFDLFPMTHHVECVAILEPVAKGS; this is encoded by the coding sequence ATGCAGGCAGAAGAGAAGAAGTCGCTGGTGGGCGAGGAGTACGAGGTCGAGATCGGCCCCGTCGCCCACGGCGGTCACTGCATCGCCCGTACCGACGCCGGCCAGGTGCTCTTCGTCCGGCACACGCTGCCCGGCGAGCGGGTGGTGGCCCGCGTCACCGAAGGCGAGGAGGGGGCGCGCTTCCTGCGCGCGGACGCGGTGCGGATCCTGGAGGCGTCCAAGGACCGCGTCGAGGCGCCCTGCCCGTTCGCCGGTCCCGGCCGCTGCGGCGGCTGCGACTGGCAGCACGCCAAGCCGGGCGCCCAGCGACGCCTCAAGGCCGAGGTGATCGCCGAGCAGCTTCGGCGGCTCGCGGGCCTCACGCCCGAGGAGGCGGGCTGGGACGGCACTGTGGTGCCGGCCGAGGGCGACAAGGTGCCCGCCGGACAGGTCCCCGCGTGGCGCACACGCGTGCAGTACGCCGTGGACGGCGAGGGGCACGCGGGGCTGCGCAAGCACCGCTCGCACGAGGTGGAGCGCATCGACCACTGCATGATCGCGGCTCCCGGCGTCTCCGAGCTGGGCATCGAGCAGCGCGACTGGACCGGCATGGAGTCCGTCGAGGCGATCGCGGCGACCGGCTCCCAGGACCGCCAGGTCGTCCTCACCCCCAGGCCCGGTGCCCGGCTGCCGCTGGTGGAGCTGGACCGCCCGGTGTCGGTGCTGCGGGTCGACGAGAAGTCCGGCGGCGTGCACCGCGTCCACGGCCGCCCCTTCGTCCGCGAGCGCGCGGACGGCCGCACCCACCGCGTGGGCGGCGGCGGCTTCTGGCAGGTCCACCCGAAGGCCGCCGACACCCTGGTGACGGCCGTCATGCAGGGCCTGCTGCCGCGCAAGGGCGACACGGCGCTGGACCTGTACTGCGGCGTGGGCCTGTTCGCGGGCGCGCTGGCCGACCGCGTGGGCGAGCAGGGCGCGGTCCTCGGCATCGAGTCCGGCAAGCGCGCGGTCGAGGACGCCCGGCACAACCTCGCCGACTTCCCCCGCGTCCGCGTCGAGCAGGGCAAGGTCGAGTCCGTCCTGCCGCGCACCGGCATCACGGAGGCCGACCTCATCGTCCTCGACCCGCCACGCGCGGGCGCCGGCCGCCAGACGGTGGCGCACCTGTCGTCGCTGGGAGCCCGCCGGATCGCCTACGTGGCCTGCGACCCGGCGGCACTGGCGCGCGACCTGGGGTACTTCCGGGACGGCGGGTACCGGGTGCGGACGCTGCGGGCGTTCGATCTGTTTCCGATGACGCATCACGTGGAGTGCGTCGCGATCCTCGAACCGGTCGCGAAGGGCTCCTGA